Part of the Longimicrobiaceae bacterium genome is shown below.
GAACATCGTGGAGCTGTCCCCGCCGGGAGCGCGGCGGGAGCGCCAGCTCCGCCCCCGTCCCGAAGGCGGCCAGCCCCACCGCGTCGCCCGCGCCGAGCATCAGGTGCGCGAGCGCCGCGGCCACGTACGCGCCGTAGCGCAGCTTGGGGACGCCCCCCGGCTCCGCGTACCCCATGGAGGCGGTGGCGTCCACGACCAGGACGGCGGACAGGTTGGACCGCTCCCGGAACTCCCGGACGTAGAGCCGGTCCGTGCGGCCGTAGACCTTCCAGTCCAGCCGGCGCACGTCGTCTCCCTGCTGGTACTCCCGGTGCCGCGCGAACTCCTCCCCCGCCCCGTGGTTGGGCGAGCGGTGCAGCCCCGCCACGAACCCGTGCGCCACGGTGCGCGCGACCACGTCCAGCCCGCCCAGGCGCTCCAGCAGCCCGGGGGGGAGGAAGGGGGTCGGTTGCGGAGGCGCCGGGGACATGGGAAGGTCGAGGCTACAGCCCGCTCCGCGGCGGCGCCACGCCCTCCAGGAGCCGTGCGACCAGCGCGTCCGGCGTGACCCCCTCCGCTTCTGCGCTGAAGTTCACCAGCACGCGGTGGCGCAGCACCGGGAGCGCGACGCGGCGCACGTCATCCGGGGTCACGTGGAAGCGGCCGGCCAGCAGCGCCCGGGCCCTCGCCCCCAGGACCAGCGCCTG
Proteins encoded:
- a CDS encoding DUF58 domain-containing protein; this translates as MSPAPPQPTPFLPPGLLERLGGLDVVARTVAHGFVAGLHRSPNHGAGEEFARHREYQQGDDVRRLDWKVYGRTDRLYVREFRERSNLSAVLVVDATASMGYAEPGGVPKLRYGAYVAAALAHLMLGAGDAVGLAAFGTGAELALPPRSRRGQLHDVLLRLEGLRADGDAPAAAALDRAGERLRRRGRVVLVSDLLEADD